A genomic window from Diospyros lotus cultivar Yz01 chromosome 2, ASM1463336v1, whole genome shotgun sequence includes:
- the LOC127794258 gene encoding 3-epi-6-deoxocathasterone 23-monooxygenase CYP90D1-like translates to MDSFSWLLFAATSSFFFFFFAAMILCKSRTSSSSRTNITTCRASELPPGSLGWPVLGETIEFVSSAYSDRPEIFMDKRRLRYGKVFKSHLFGSRTIVSTDAEVSRFVLQSDGKAFVPSYPKSLTELMGKKSILLINGGLQRRVHGLIGAFFKSPDLKAQITTDMQSYVRQSMATWREDQPVYIQDQAKTIAFQVLVKALISVDPGDQLEFLKTQFQEFISGLMSLPIKVPGTRLHRSLQAKKKMVEFIQEIIQAKRGSGVPEVARDVADVLLSDTSEQLTDDLVSDNMIDLMIPGEDSVPVLMTLAVKYLSDCPTALHQLTEENLKLKRLKDQSGEALCWSDYFSLSFTQAVITETLRLGNIIVGVMRKAMKDVEIKGYLIPKGWCVFTYFRSVHLDENLFDWPHQFNPWRWQDAEISSCSFTPFGGGQRLCPGFDLARLEASIFIHHFVTQFRWAAEADSIVNFPTVRMKKRMPVWVKRRRES, encoded by the exons ATGGACAGCTTCTCCTGGCTTCTCTTCGCCGCAACTTCttcgttcttcttcttcttcttcgccgCCATGATTCTCTGCAAGAGCCGAACATCATCGTCATCAAGAACCAATATTACTACTTGCAGAGCTTCTGAGCTTCCTCCGGGCTCTCTCGGCTGGCCTGTTCTCGGCGAAACCATCGAGTTCGTCTCCTCAGCTTACTCCGACCGCCCCGAGATCTTCATGGACAAGCGTCGTCTCAG GTATGGAAAGGTGTTCAAGTCCCATTTGTTCGGGAGCCGGACGATAGTTTCGACGGATGCGGAGGTGAGCAGGTTCGTTCTGCAGAGCGACGGGAAAGCTTTCGTGCCGTCGTACCCGAAATCGTTGACGGAGCTGATGGGGAAGAAGTCGATTTTGCTCATCAATGGCGGCTTGCAGAGGAGAGTTCATGGCCTCATTGGGGCCTTCTTCAAGTCCCCTGATCTCAAAGCTCAGATCACCACTGACATGCAGAGCTACGTCCGTCAATCCATGGCAACTTGGAGGGAGGATCAGCCCGTCTACATCCAAGATCAAGCCAAAACT ATTGCTTTCCAAGTACTGGTGAAGGCCTTGATAAGCGTGGATCCAGGTGATCAACTGGAGTTTCTAAAGACACAGTTCCAGGAATTCATCTCTGGCCTCATGTCTTTGCCCATTAAAGTTCCTGGCACTAGACTCCACAGATCTTTACAG gcaaagaagaaaatggTGGAGTTCATACAAGAGATTATCCAAGCAAAGAGGGGAAGTGGAGTCCCAGAAGTGGCAAGAGATGTGGCAGATGTTTTGCTGAGTGACACAAGTGAGCAGCTAACAGATGATTTAGTATCAGATAACATGATAGATTTAATGATTCCTGGGGAGGACTCAGTCCCAGTTCTCATGACTCTTGCTGTCAAATACCTTTCAGATTGCCCCACTGCTCTCCACCAACTAACA GAGGAGAACCTTAAACTCAAGAGGTTGAAAGACCAGTCTGGAGAGGCATTGTGTTGGAGTGAttacttctctctctcattcaccCAGGCA GTGATCACAGAGACCCTAAGGCTGGGGAACATAATTGTGGGGGTGATGAGAAAGGCCATGAAAGATGTGGAGATAAAGGGGTATTTGATCCCAAAAGGGTGGTGTGTTTTCACTTACTTTAGATCAGTTCATCTGGATGAAAATCTCTTTGATTGGCCTCACCAGTTCAATCCATGGAGGTGGCAA GACGCAGAAATTAGTAGCTGTAGCTTCACTCCATTTGGTGGGGGACAACGGCTGTGCCCTGGCTTTGACTTGGCCAGGCTGGAAGCTTCAATCTTCATCCACCATTTTGTTACTCAATTCAG GTGGGCTGCTGAGGCTGATTCAATTGTCAACTTTCCCACTGtaagaatgaagaaaagaatGCCAGTTTGGGTCAAAAGGAGAAGAGAGTCTTGA